The Streptomyces sp. NBC_00335 DNA window AGTCCGGGCCGAGCGCCTCGACAGTGGCGGGCGACAGCTCTTCGGCAATGAGTACGACAGGTTTCGAGCTCACGTGGGTCATCCTCACAAGTCCAGTGCGGACGGCCGTCCCGACGGCCGCAGGCGGTGGAGGGGGGTAGCCGCGTGGAAGACGCACGACACTGTGGGCCTGACGCGTTGTGTTGAGCAGTGTAGTGGCGGATCCGGAAGGGAATTCCGCCTGTACGGAAGGATCACCCGCACGAGATTGGCCGGGGTGGACAAGCGGTCCCCCGGAACCCGGTCGGGGCCCCCGTCGTACGGGTGCCTGAGCCGATGTGCCGCGGGGCCGGGACGCACCGTCCCGGCCCCGCGGCGGAGCGGATCAGCTCTCGTCGTTGTCGACCCAGCTCATCAGCTTGCGCAGCTTCTTGCCGGTGGTCTCCAGCAGGTGCGCCTCGTCGGCGCTCTTGTACTCGTTGTACTTCGGCAGACCGGCCTTGTACTCGGCCATCCAGGTGTTGGCGAACTCGCCGCTCTGGATCTCCGCGAGGACCTTCTTCATCTCGGCCTTGGTGGCGTCCGTGATGATGCGGGGACCGGTGATGTAGTCGCCCCACTCGGCGGTCTCGGAGACCGACCAGCGCATCTTCTCCAGGCCGCCCTCGTACATGAGGTCGACGATGAGCTTCAGCTCGTGCAGGCACTCGAAGTACGCGATCTCGGGCTGGTAACCGGCCTCGGTCAGCGTCTCGAAACCGGCCTTCACCAGCGCGGAGGCGCCACCACAGAGAACGGCCTGCTCACCGAACAGGTCGGTCTCGGTCTCCTCGGTGAACGTGGTCTTGATGACGCCGGCGCGCGTGCCGCCGATGCCCGCCGCGTACGACAGCGCGAGCTCGAAGGCGGAGCCGGTGAAGTCCTGCTCGACGGCGGCGATGCAGGGCACGCCGCGGCCTTCCTCGTACTGACGACGGACCAGGTGACCCGGGCCCTTCGGCGCGACCAGGGCGACGTCCACGTTGGTGGGGGGCTTGATGAAGCCGTAGCGGACGTTGAAGCCGTGGCCGAAGAAGAGCGCGTCGCCCTCTTCCAGGTGCGACTCGATGGAGGCGGCGTAGATCTCGGCCTGGAGCGGGTCCGGGGTCAGGATCATGATGACGTTCGCCCAGGCCGCGGCTTCGGCGACGGGCAGGACCTTCAGGCCCTGCTCCTCGGCCTTGGCCTTGGACTTCGAGCCCTCGTGCAGGCCGACGACGACGTCGACGCCGGAGTCACGGAGCGACAGCGCGTGGGCGTGGCCCTGGCTGCCGTAACCGATGACCGCGACCTTGCGGCCCTGGATGATGGACAGGTCGGCGTCGTTCTCGTAGAACAGCTCGGCCACTGGGATATCTCCTTGGTGCGCTGGTGTTGCTCCCACCGTACGGCGGGGAACGGAATACGTGGTTCTCGGTCTCGCCATACGAGCGAGCGAGAAACGGACGGGCGGGACACGACCGGGCCGGAGTCACCGGCCCGGCCGGTCTCAGGCGCTGCGGTCGAGCGCGCGCAGGCTGCGGTCCGTGATGGACCGGCCGCCGCGCCCTATGGCGATCGTCCCGGACTGGACGAGCTCCTTGATGCCGAAGGGCTCCAGCATCTTGAGCATCGCGCCCAGCTTGTCGGTGCCGCCGGTGGCCTCGATGGTGACGGCCTCCGGGGAGACGTCGACGGTCTTGGCGCGGAACAGCTGGACGATCTCGACGATCTGCGAGCGCGTCTCGTTGTCGGCGCGGACCTTCACCAGAACGAGTTCGCGCTCGATGGCGTTAACGTGCTCCAGCTCGACGATCTTGAGCACGTTGACCAGCTTGTTGAGCTGCTTGGTCACCTGCTCCAGCGGGAGGTCCTCGACGTTCACGACGATGGTGATGCGCGAGATGTCGGGGTGCTCGGTGACACCGACCGCGAGGGAGTCGATGTTGAACCCGCGTCGGGAGAACAGTGCGGCGATCCGGGCGAGGATGCCGGGCGTGTTCTCGACCAGGACGGAGAGCGTGTGCTTGGACATGTGAGTCGTTCTCTCTCTCAGGCTCTCTCGGCTCAGTCGTCTTCGTTGTCGCCGAAGTCGGGGCGGACGCCCCGTGCGGCCATGACCTCGTCGTTCGAGGTGCCGGCGGCGACCATCGGCCACACCATGGCGTCCTCGTGGACGATGAAGTCGATGACGACCGGACGGTCGTTGATCGCGTTGGCCTCGGCGATGACCTTGTCCAGGTCGGCCGGGTCCTCGCAGCGCAGTGCCACGCAGCCCATGGCCTCGGACAGTTTGACGAAGTCCGGGACGCGGGTGCCCATGCGGGGGGCGGCCGACTCACCGAGCTGGGAGCCGACGGCCGTGTCGGTGCCCGTCTCGCCCGCGTGCAGCACGGTGTTCGAGTACCGCTGGTTGTAGAACAGGGTCTGCCACTGGCGGACCATGCCCAGCGCACCGTTGTTGATGATCGCGACCTTGATCGGGATGTTGTTCAGGGCGCAGGTGGCCAGTTCCTGATTGGTCATCTGGAAACAGCCGTCGCCGTCGATCGCCCAGACGGTGCGCTCCGGCATGCCGACCTTGGCGCCCATCGCGGCGGGGACCGCGTAGCCCATGGTTCCGGCGCCGCCGGAGTTCAGCCAGGTGCGGGGCTCTTCGTAGTTGACGAAGTGCGAGGCCCACATCTGGTGCTGGCCGACGCCGGCCGTGTAGATGGTGCCCTTCGGTGCCAGCTGGCCGATCCGCTCGATGACCTGCTGGGGGGAGAGCGTGCCGTCCTCGGGCAGGTCGTAGCCCAGCGGGTACGTGTCGCGCCAGCGGTTGAGGTCCTTCCACCAGGCGGTGTAGTCGCCGGCGTTGCCGTCGTTGACCTCGGCCTGGACGGCCTGGATCAGGTCGGCGATGACCTCGCGGGCGTCACCGACGATCGGGACGTCCACGGCGCGGTTCTTGCCGATTTCGGCCGGGTCGATGTCCGCGTGGATGACCTTGGCGAAGGGGGCGAAGCTGTCCAGCTTGCCGGTGACCCGGTCGTCGAAGCGGGTGCCGAGCGCGATCAGCAGGTCCGACTTCTGGAGCGCGGTCACGGCGGTGACGGCACCGTGCATGCCGGGCATGCCGACGTTCTGCGGGTGGCTGTCCGGGATGGAGCCCAGGGCCATCAGGGTGGTGACGACCGGGACGCCGGTGAGCTCGGCGAGGACCTTCAGCTCGGCGGTCGCGCCGGCCTTCATGACGCCGCCGCCGACGTAGAGGACCGGCCGCTTGGCGGCGGCGATCATCTTGGCGGCCTCGCGGATCTGCTTGGCGTGCGGCTTGGTCACCGGCCGGTAGCCGGGGAGGTCCTGGGTCGGCGGCCACGAGAAGGTGGTCTTCGCCTGCAGGGCGTCCTTGGCGATGTCGACCAGGACCGGGCCCGGGCGGCCGGTGGAGGCGATGTGGAAGGCCTCGGCGATGGTCCGGGCGATGTCATCGGCCTTGGTGACCAGGAAGTTGTGCTTGGTGATCGGCATGGTGATGCCGACGATGTCCGCCTCCTGGAAGGCGTCGGTGCCGATCGCCTTGGAGGAGACCTGGCCGGTGATCGCGATCAGCGGCACGGAGTCCATGTGCGCGTCGGCGATCGGCGTCACCAGGTTCGTGGCCCCCGGACCGGAGGTGGCCATACAGACGCCGACCTTTCCGGTGGCCTGCGCGTAGCCGGTGGCGGCGTGGCCGGCGCCCTGCTCGTGGCGGACCAGGATGTGGCGGACCTTCTTGCTGTCCATCATCGGGTCGTACGCCGGGAGGATGCAGCCTCCCGGAATGCCGAAGACGGTGTCGCACCCCACCTCTTCGAGAGAGCGGATGAGGGACTGCGCACCCGTGACGTGCTCAACTGCGGCGGTCTGGTGTCCGCCGGAACGGGGCCGCGGCTGCGGATGGTGGGCCCCGGTGGCCTGCTCGGTCATCGGCATTCTCTTCTCGAAGCTGAGGGTTTTGCGAGGAGTGTTTTACGAGATTCGACGTTGCCAGTGCAACAAAAAACCCCTCGTGCCGGGAGGCAAGCGAGGGGAGCGCGTCGGGTGCGTTGAGCGGGGACATGCTGGTCCCAGCTTCAGCCGACGCGCTTTCCAAGTACGAGAATTCGGGTGCGCATGGCATTGACCCTCCCTCCGGCGGGAGGGTGATGTCAAGCGGGTGGGACGGGCGTCTCATTATGTGAGCCTCTGTGGATAACCATCGAGCCCCCTGGGGAACCACCGGCCAACGCGGGTTGGGCCGCGCCGCCCGGTACTGGGAACGTACCGCGCACGAGCGCTCGCCGCAGCCTGTACTCGTCCAGGGGTCCGGAGAAGGCCATTCCCTGCCCATGGCTGCAGCCCATCGCGCGCAGTGCCATGACCTGCTCCGGGAGGTCCACGCCCTCCGCCACCGACTGCATGCCGAGGTCGTTTGCGATCCGCAACAGACCCGCGGTGATCTTGTGCAGCCGGGGGGACTCCACGACCCCCTCGACCAGCCCGCGGTCGAGCTTGAGCATGTCCACGGGGAGCCGGCGCAGCGCGCTGATGGCCGCGTAACCGCTGCCGAAGCCGTCCAGGGCGATCAGTACCCCGAGCCGGCGCAGTGCCGCCAGGCGGCGCTCCAGGTCGTCGAAGGGCACCCTGGGGTCGGAGACGGCGAGCTCCAGGACGAGCGCGCCCGACGGCAGCCCGTTGCGGGTCAGCAGGGCCTCCACGGAGCCCAGCGGCATCGACCGGTCCAGCAGCCGCTGCGCGGTCATCCGTACGGCCACGGGGACGTCGTGCCCGGCCCGGTGGCGCTCGGCGGCCTGCCCGACGGCCTCCTCCAGCAGCCAGCGCCCCAGCTCGGCGGTGCGGGAGGCGTCCGGCACGGCCGGATGCCCGCCCTCGCTGTACTCGGCGACCCGCAGGAACTCGGCGGGGGTGAACAAGATCCCCTGGGCGGAACGCCACCGGGCCTGCGCCACCACGGCCGAGATCTCCCCCGAGGCCAGGGAGACCACGGGCTGGTGCAGCAGGGCGAACTCTCCGTCGTGCAGCGCGGTGCGCAGCCGCCCCGCCAGCTCGGCCTTGCGGACGACCTCGGCCTGCATCTGGGGCGCGTACATCTCGACCCGGTCCTTGCCGGCCGCCTTGGCCCGGTACATCGCGAGATCCGCGTTGCGCATCAGGTCCGAAGGGGTGATGCCGGGGTCCGCGAAGGCCACGCCGATGCTGGCGGCGACCCGGACCTCGCTGCCGGCGATCCGGTAGGGCTGGGCGAGGGTGGTGCGCAGCCGGTCGGCGATCTCGTGGACCTGGTACTCGCGGGCGCTGCGGTCGCGGTTGCCGTCGCCCAGGATCAGTGCCGCGAACTCGTCGCCGCCGAGGCGGGCCGCGGTGTCCCCGGCGCGGACCGAGTCCTGGAGCCGGCGGGCGGCTTCGATGAGCAGCTCGTCGCCGGCCTGGTGGCCGATGGTGTCGTTGACCGCCTTGAACCCGTCGAGGTCGATGAAGAGCACGGCGGTGCTGTGGTCCCCGGCCCGTCGGCCGCTGAGGGCCTGGCGGACCCGGCGGGTGAACAGGGCCCGGTTGGGGAGGTCGGTGAGCGGGTCGTGCTCGGCACTGTGCTGGAGCTGGGCCTGGAGCCGGACCCGCTCGGTGACGTCGCGGCTGTTCAGGATGAGGCCGCCCTGGTGGCGGTTGACGGTGGACTCCACATTGAGCCACTCGCCGTCGCCCGATCTGAACCGGCACTCGATGCGGGTGGTCGGCTCCTCGGCAGGCGGCGCGGCCAGGAAGCGGCGCACCTCGTGGACGACGCGGCCCAGGTCCTCCGGGTGGATCAGGGTGGCCAGCTCGGTGCCGACCAGCTCCTCCGCCTCGCGGCCGTAGACCCCGGCGGCGGCGGGGCTGACGTAGCGCAGGGTGCCGGTGGGCGCGGCGATCATGATGACGTCGCTGGAACCCTGGACCAGGGAGCGGAAGTGGTTCTCCTTCTGGGCCAGTTCCTGGGTCAGCGCGATGTTGTCGAGCAGCATGATGCCCTGGCGGATGACCAGGGCGAGCACGACCGTGCAGCCCGTGAAGACGACGACCCGGTCGACCTTCCGGCCGTCCACCACGTTGTAGAGGATGCCGAGGGTGCAGACGGCCGCCGCGAGGTACGGGGTGAGGGCGGGCAGGGAGCCGGTGATGGGGCGGCTGTGCGGCCGCTCGACGCGCGCGTGGGCGACGGGGTCGTGGCCGGAGCCGGGGCCGGGGTGCATGCGGCGGGCGCCCCAGGGCGCGTACGCGAGGAGGAGCGAGCCGGCGAACCAGCCGGCGTCGAGGAGCTGGCCCGACTGGTACTCGGCGCTGAGCAGCGGCGAGGTGAACAGCGCGTCGCTCAGCACGGTCAGGGCGAGGGCCGCGATGGCGGTGTTCACGGCGGAGCGGTTGGTCTCGGAGCGGCGGAAGTGCAGCACCAGCACCATCGAGACGAGCGCGATGTCCAGGAGCGGGTAGGCCAGCGAGAGGGCCGCGCGCGGGACGCTGCCGGGGGCGCCGGACTGGGCGGTGCGCGCGGCGTGCGCGAGGGCAAGGCTCCAGGAGAGGGTGAGCAGGGAGCCGCCGATGAGCCAGGAGTCGAGGCCGAGGCAGACCCAGCCCGCTCGGGTGACGGGGCGCTTCGCGAGGACGAGCAGGCCCACGATGGCGGGCGGCGCGAAGCAGAGGAAGGCGAAGTCGGCGAGCGAGGGCTTCGGCACGGCCTCGCCGAGGACCACCTCGTACCAGCCCCAGACCGCGTTGCCGCAGCAGCCCATGAGCGAGGAGAACGCGAACAGCAGCCAGGCCGGACGCTCCCGGCTGTCGATGGCGCGGGCGTAGGTGAAACAGGAGACGGCGGCCAGCAGGCCGGCGGCGCTGAGCCCGAAGTCGCCCATGATCTCGGCGAGTTCCTCGGAGCCCCAGCCGAGGGCGGCGCCGACGGCGTACCCGCTGCTGACCACCGCGAGGAGGAGCTGCATCGCCAGCGCCTTGCCGCTACTGCCACCACCGCCGCCGGTGAGGGGCCTGCGGGTCAGCAGCGCCGCCCCCGGGGTGCTCACCGGTCCCCCTCGCTGGCTGGTTCCGGCGCGGTCCAGTCCCGGCACCGTCGCCTCCGGCGGCTTCGCCGCATCGGATCCTTCGTCCATTGGCCGTGCATCGCCCGTCGCCCCCCAAAGTGTCCGATCACTCCCCAGCGCCAGACGTTCGTGGCGCAGCCCCTTGTTCCGGACGATACACCACTTTCGTCACTCAGGGACATAGTTTCTCTACGCTCCGTCACCAACAGGGGAGTTGGGCCCACGGAGCGCATCCGGACGAACGCGGAGCGTGCGCGTCGCGCGCTATTCCGTGATCAACACCGTGTTGTCCACGGGCTCTCCGGCGGCGAACTTCCGGAGCTGACGGGCCACCAGGCGCTTGGCCCGCGGCTCGAACGCCGAGCTGCTTCCGCCCACATGGGGTGTGATCAGGACCCCCGGAGCATGCCAGAGCGGATGGCCTGAAGGCAGCGGTTCCGGATCGGTGACGTCCAGCGCGGCGCGCAGCCGGCCCGACTCCACCTCCGCGAGAAGGGACTTGGTGTCGACGACGGGTCCGCGGGCCACGTTCACGAGCAGCGCGCCGTCCTTCATGCGGCCGAGGAACTCCGCGCCCGCGAGCCCCCTCGTCTCCTCCGTGAGAGGTGTGGAAAGGATCACCACGTCGGCCCCGGGCAGGAGTTGGGGCAGCTCGGCGAGGGCGTGCACCGGCCCGCGCGCCGTGGTGCGCGCCGTCCGCGCGACCCGGACGATCCGCTCGCACTCGAAGGGGGCGAGCCGGTCCTCGATGGCCGCGCCGACCGCTCCGTAGCCGATGATCAGTACGGACTTGTCCGCGAGGGCCTCGTAGAACCCGAAGCGCCACTCCTCGCGGTCCTGGCCGCGCACCATGCCGGGGATCCCGCGCAGGGAGGCCAGGATCAGGGTGAGGGTGAGCTCGGCGGTGCTCGCGTCGTGGACGCCCTTGGCGTTGCACAGCCGTACGCCGGGGGCCAGGTCACCGAGGCCGCCCAAGACGTGGTCGACCCCGGCGGTCAAGGTCTGGACGACCCGCAGGTGCGGCATCGCGGGCAGCGGGCGCAGGGTGACGGCCGGGGACTTCATGTACGGGGTGACGTAGAAGACGCAGGCGGCCGGATCGGCCGGGAAGGTCTCCTCACCGTCCCACTGCCGGTAGCGGAAGGAATCGGGCAGTCCCTCGACCTCCTCGGCGGGGAAGGGGAGCCAAACGTCGAGGGTCTCGGGAATCTCTGCGGTCATGATCAGGAGGCTATGCCAGGGGATCCGGATCGAGCCGTTAGTTTGTGTGCCGGACCGGGAGGACCAGGGGGGACGCACGGTGGAGCGCAGGTCGATCGGGGCGGGGGCGCTGACGGTGGGTGCCGTCGGCCTCGGCTGCATGCCGATGAGCGGGGCGTACGCGCCTTCGCGAAGGCGGCGCGAGGACTCGCTGCTCACCGTGCACACGGCCCTCGACCTGGGGGCGAACCTGCTCGACACCGCCGATCTGTACGGCCCCTACACCAACGAGCTGCTGCTCGGCCGGGTGCTGCGCGAGCGCCGCGCCGACGCCTTCGTGTCCGCGAAGGCGGGGCTGCGGGCCGACGGGGTGCACGTGGTGGCCGACGGGCGCCCCGGGTACCTGCGGCGGGCCTGCGACGCCTCGCTGCGGCGGCTGCGCACCGACGTCATAGACCTGTACCAGCTGCACCGGGTGGACCCGGACGTGCCGGTCGAGGAGTCCTGGGGCGCGCTGGCGGAGCTGGTGGGCGCGGGGAAGGTGCGGGCGCTGGGCTTCTGCGCGCTGGGGGCGGGCACCGGGCCGGGCGCGGGGCGGCGCGGGGACCCCGCGTACGAGACGACCGTGCGGCACCTGGAGCGGGCGCAGCAGGTGTTCCCGGTGAGCGCGGTGCAGGCGGAGCTGTCGGTGTGGTCGCCGCAGGCGGCGTGGCGGCTGCTTCCGTGGTGCGCGGCGCGGGGGGTGGGTTTCCTGGCGGCGATGCCGCTGGGGAGCGGGTTCCTGACCGGGACGCTGGTCCCGGGCGAGGGGTTCGAGCCCGAGGACGTACGGGCCAGGCATCCGCGGTTCACGGCGTACGCGATGGCGGCGAACCAGGTGCTGGTGGCGGGGCTGCGGCGGGTCGCGCGGCGGCACGGGGACGGGGTCACGGCGGCGCAGGTGGCGCTGGCGTGGGTGCTGGCGCAGGGTCCGCAGGTGGTGCCGGTGCCCGGGGCCGGGCAGGCGCGCTGGGCGGCGGAGAACGCGGGGGCGGCACAGGTGCGGCTGACCGCCGAGGACCTGGTGGAGCTGGCGGAGCTGCCGGTGCCGATGGGGGCCTGAACCACTCGATCGAGTGTACGAGTGGCGGAACTTGGGGCATGGTCGGCGCTGTTGAGTCGTGTGAGGGCACGATCGGAGGACCGGAGGGGAGTACGGCGATGCGATACGGACACGAGCAGGGACAGGGACAGGGACGGGAACCGGAGGGGGCGGGGCCGGACCTGGAGCGGGTGCAGGGTCGGGCGGGGGCGCCGATGCGGTCGTACGGCGCCCCGCGCGGCCGGGCCCGTGGGGTACTGGCGGCGTTCGCCCTGGCGGGATGCGGGGCGCTGCTGGCGGCGGGGTGCGCCCCGCCGAACGGCGCCGGAGCCCGGCCGAGCGATGCGCCACCGGGCACGAAGGCGGGCTCCGCGCCGCCGGCGGCCTCGGGCGCTCCCTCCGCCTCCGCTTCGGCCGCGGGGCCGCCGGCGCCGCCTGCAAAGGGCCAGGTGACGGTGACCGGCGTGGCCGCCCAGGGCCTGGAGTCCCCGTGGGGGGTGGCTCCGCTGCCCGACGGGAACCTGCTGGTCGCCTCGCGGGACAAGGGCACGATCAGCCGGGTCGACGTGGGCACGGGCGCCGTGACCCCCGTCGGCAAGGTGCCCGGGGTGGCCCCGGGCGGCGAGGGCGGGCTGATGGGCCTGGCCCTGTCCCCTTCCTTCGCCTCGGACCTCATGGTGTACGTCTACTTCACCACCGAGTCCGACAACCGCATCGCCCGGCTGCGCTATGACGAGAAGAGACCGGCCGGCGAACAACTGGGCGCGCCCGACACGGTGTTCAGGGGGATCCCCAAGGGGCTCATCCACAACGGCGGACGGATCGCCTTCGGCCCGGACAAGATGCTCTACGCCGGGACGGGCGAGACCGGGGAGACCGGGCTGGCCCAGGACAAGAAGTCGCTCGGCGGAAAGATCCTGCGGATGACCCCGGACGGGGAGCCGGTGCACGGCAATCCGGAGGCCGACTCGGTCGTCTACTCGTACGGGCACCGCAATGTGCAGGGCCTCGCCTGGGACAAGGACAAGCGGCTGTGGGCGGCCGAGTTCGGGCAGAACACCTGGGACGAGCTGAATCTGATCGAGCCCGGCGCGAACTACGGCTGGCCGGAGGCCGAGGGCAAGGCGGGCAAGCCGGGGATGCGCGATCCGGTGGCGGTGT harbors:
- the ilvN gene encoding acetolactate synthase small subunit codes for the protein MSKHTLSVLVENTPGILARIAALFSRRGFNIDSLAVGVTEHPDISRITIVVNVEDLPLEQVTKQLNKLVNVLKIVELEHVNAIERELVLVKVRADNETRSQIVEIVQLFRAKTVDVSPEAVTIEATGGTDKLGAMLKMLEPFGIKELVQSGTIAIGRGGRSITDRSLRALDRSA
- the ilvC gene encoding ketol-acid reductoisomerase, translated to MAELFYENDADLSIIQGRKVAVIGYGSQGHAHALSLRDSGVDVVVGLHEGSKSKAKAEEQGLKVLPVAEAAAWANVIMILTPDPLQAEIYAASIESHLEEGDALFFGHGFNVRYGFIKPPTNVDVALVAPKGPGHLVRRQYEEGRGVPCIAAVEQDFTGSAFELALSYAAGIGGTRAGVIKTTFTEETETDLFGEQAVLCGGASALVKAGFETLTEAGYQPEIAYFECLHELKLIVDLMYEGGLEKMRWSVSETAEWGDYITGPRIITDATKAEMKKVLAEIQSGEFANTWMAEYKAGLPKYNEYKSADEAHLLETTGKKLRKLMSWVDNDES
- a CDS encoding putative bifunctional diguanylate cyclase/phosphodiesterase, producing the protein MSTPGAALLTRRPLTGGGGGSSGKALAMQLLLAVVSSGYAVGAALGWGSEELAEIMGDFGLSAAGLLAAVSCFTYARAIDSRERPAWLLFAFSSLMGCCGNAVWGWYEVVLGEAVPKPSLADFAFLCFAPPAIVGLLVLAKRPVTRAGWVCLGLDSWLIGGSLLTLSWSLALAHAARTAQSGAPGSVPRAALSLAYPLLDIALVSMVLVLHFRRSETNRSAVNTAIAALALTVLSDALFTSPLLSAEYQSGQLLDAGWFAGSLLLAYAPWGARRMHPGPGSGHDPVAHARVERPHSRPITGSLPALTPYLAAAVCTLGILYNVVDGRKVDRVVVFTGCTVVLALVIRQGIMLLDNIALTQELAQKENHFRSLVQGSSDVIMIAAPTGTLRYVSPAAAGVYGREAEELVGTELATLIHPEDLGRVVHEVRRFLAAPPAEEPTTRIECRFRSGDGEWLNVESTVNRHQGGLILNSRDVTERVRLQAQLQHSAEHDPLTDLPNRALFTRRVRQALSGRRAGDHSTAVLFIDLDGFKAVNDTIGHQAGDELLIEAARRLQDSVRAGDTAARLGGDEFAALILGDGNRDRSAREYQVHEIADRLRTTLAQPYRIAGSEVRVAASIGVAFADPGITPSDLMRNADLAMYRAKAAGKDRVEMYAPQMQAEVVRKAELAGRLRTALHDGEFALLHQPVVSLASGEISAVVAQARWRSAQGILFTPAEFLRVAEYSEGGHPAVPDASRTAELGRWLLEEAVGQAAERHRAGHDVPVAVRMTAQRLLDRSMPLGSVEALLTRNGLPSGALVLELAVSDPRVPFDDLERRLAALRRLGVLIALDGFGSGYAAISALRRLPVDMLKLDRGLVEGVVESPRLHKITAGLLRIANDLGMQSVAEGVDLPEQVMALRAMGCSHGQGMAFSGPLDEYRLRRALVRGTFPVPGGAAQPALAGGSPGGSMVIHRGSHNETPVPPA
- a CDS encoding acetolactate synthase large subunit; amino-acid sequence: MPMTEQATGAHHPQPRPRSGGHQTAAVEHVTGAQSLIRSLEEVGCDTVFGIPGGCILPAYDPMMDSKKVRHILVRHEQGAGHAATGYAQATGKVGVCMATSGPGATNLVTPIADAHMDSVPLIAITGQVSSKAIGTDAFQEADIVGITMPITKHNFLVTKADDIARTIAEAFHIASTGRPGPVLVDIAKDALQAKTTFSWPPTQDLPGYRPVTKPHAKQIREAAKMIAAAKRPVLYVGGGVMKAGATAELKVLAELTGVPVVTTLMALGSIPDSHPQNVGMPGMHGAVTAVTALQKSDLLIALGTRFDDRVTGKLDSFAPFAKVIHADIDPAEIGKNRAVDVPIVGDAREVIADLIQAVQAEVNDGNAGDYTAWWKDLNRWRDTYPLGYDLPEDGTLSPQQVIERIGQLAPKGTIYTAGVGQHQMWASHFVNYEEPRTWLNSGGAGTMGYAVPAAMGAKVGMPERTVWAIDGDGCFQMTNQELATCALNNIPIKVAIINNGALGMVRQWQTLFYNQRYSNTVLHAGETGTDTAVGSQLGESAAPRMGTRVPDFVKLSEAMGCVALRCEDPADLDKVIAEANAINDRPVVIDFIVHEDAMVWPMVAAGTSNDEVMAARGVRPDFGDNEDD
- a CDS encoding 2-hydroxyacid dehydrogenase, which gives rise to MTAEIPETLDVWLPFPAEEVEGLPDSFRYRQWDGEETFPADPAACVFYVTPYMKSPAVTLRPLPAMPHLRVVQTLTAGVDHVLGGLGDLAPGVRLCNAKGVHDASTAELTLTLILASLRGIPGMVRGQDREEWRFGFYEALADKSVLIIGYGAVGAAIEDRLAPFECERIVRVARTARTTARGPVHALAELPQLLPGADVVILSTPLTEETRGLAGAEFLGRMKDGALLVNVARGPVVDTKSLLAEVESGRLRAALDVTDPEPLPSGHPLWHAPGVLITPHVGGSSSAFEPRAKRLVARQLRKFAAGEPVDNTVLITE
- a CDS encoding PQQ-dependent sugar dehydrogenase: MRSYGAPRGRARGVLAAFALAGCGALLAAGCAPPNGAGARPSDAPPGTKAGSAPPAASGAPSASASAAGPPAPPAKGQVTVTGVAAQGLESPWGVAPLPDGNLLVASRDKGTISRVDVGTGAVTPVGKVPGVAPGGEGGLMGLALSPSFASDLMVYVYFTTESDNRIARLRYDEKRPAGEQLGAPDTVFRGIPKGLIHNGGRIAFGPDKMLYAGTGETGETGLAQDKKSLGGKILRMTPDGEPVHGNPEADSVVYSYGHRNVQGLAWDKDKRLWAAEFGQNTWDELNLIEPGANYGWPEAEGKAGKPGMRDPVAVWKTDEASPSGIAWAQGSVWMAGLRGQRLWRIPLAGAEPAAQPEAFLAGEYGRLRTVVPLGGDRLLLVTSETDGRGSPETGDDRILTLTVR
- a CDS encoding aldo/keto reductase gives rise to the protein MERRSIGAGALTVGAVGLGCMPMSGAYAPSRRRREDSLLTVHTALDLGANLLDTADLYGPYTNELLLGRVLRERRADAFVSAKAGLRADGVHVVADGRPGYLRRACDASLRRLRTDVIDLYQLHRVDPDVPVEESWGALAELVGAGKVRALGFCALGAGTGPGAGRRGDPAYETTVRHLERAQQVFPVSAVQAELSVWSPQAAWRLLPWCAARGVGFLAAMPLGSGFLTGTLVPGEGFEPEDVRARHPRFTAYAMAANQVLVAGLRRVARRHGDGVTAAQVALAWVLAQGPQVVPVPGAGQARWAAENAGAAQVRLTAEDLVELAELPVPMGA